In one window of Opitutus sp. GAS368 DNA:
- the ndk gene encoding nucleoside-diphosphate kinase: protein MQRTFVIFKPDCMAQRHVGNVLNRFESAGFTVVGCKMMRLTPAKLREHYAHVADKPFYPEIEAFMSSRPVIAMALEGDGIVQKVRDLLGPTDSRKAPKGTIRGDFGTEMMKNVVHASDSDENAKAELARFFEPGELFNV, encoded by the coding sequence ATGCAGAGAACATTCGTCATTTTTAAGCCGGACTGCATGGCCCAGCGCCATGTGGGCAACGTGCTGAACCGCTTCGAGAGCGCCGGTTTCACCGTCGTGGGCTGCAAGATGATGCGCCTGACGCCCGCCAAGCTGCGCGAGCACTATGCGCACGTGGCCGACAAGCCCTTTTACCCGGAGATCGAGGCCTTCATGAGCTCGCGCCCGGTCATCGCCATGGCCCTCGAAGGCGACGGCATCGTCCAGAAGGTCCGCGACCTGCTCGGGCCCACGGATTCCCGCAAGGCGCCGAAAGGCACGATCCGCGGCGACTTCGGCACCGAGATGATGAAGAACGTCGTCCATGCCTCCGACAGCGACGAGAACGCCAAGGCCGAGCTGGCGCGCTTCTTCGAGCCCGGGGAGCTGTTCAACGTCTGA
- the glgA gene encoding glycogen synthase GlgA → MRIAHAASELFPYLKTGGLADAVAALTGTLADRGHELAVFMPGYRSVLDGPHVAGLKPSHKLKIEMGDLFLAGDVYTLTPRPGLTLYLICREEFFDRKRPYWTGERDYDDNDARFIFFQKAVVELLRLTDFKADIVHCHDWQTGLLPVFLREAERRYSVTLALKTVFTIHNIAYQGVFPRKSYALTNLPEDLLTIDGLEYYDQMCMLKAGIVYADKVTTVSAQYAKEIQTPEFGNGMDGVIGTRLDDLHGLLNGIDTAVWNPATDKSLPARYSVADLTGKAKCRAKLLREFGWSATFKGPVFGMVCRFTPAKGLDLVLGAKDFFARENCRLVILGSGEKKYEELLADFARAHSAKVGLCVRHDEAMSHLVEAGSDFFVMPSLFEPCGLNQMYSQAYGTVPLVSNVGGLVDTVTDIDTAPDSGTGIMVAPKQEEFDAGLKRALALFADKPRYAAVQHRAMQKDFSWTQAVVAYEQLYTEAL, encoded by the coding sequence ATGCGAATTGCCCACGCTGCCAGCGAACTGTTTCCTTATCTCAAGACTGGCGGGCTGGCGGATGCGGTGGCGGCGCTGACGGGCACCCTGGCGGACCGAGGCCATGAGCTGGCCGTCTTCATGCCCGGCTACCGCTCGGTGCTCGATGGCCCGCACGTCGCGGGCCTCAAGCCCAGCCACAAGCTCAAGATCGAGATGGGCGACCTCTTCCTGGCGGGCGACGTCTACACCCTGACCCCGCGGCCCGGCCTCACGCTTTACCTGATCTGCCGCGAGGAATTCTTCGACCGCAAGCGGCCCTATTGGACCGGCGAGCGCGATTATGACGACAACGACGCGCGTTTCATCTTTTTCCAGAAGGCCGTCGTCGAGCTCCTGCGCCTGACCGACTTCAAGGCCGACATCGTGCATTGCCACGACTGGCAGACCGGCCTGCTGCCGGTCTTCCTGCGCGAGGCCGAGCGCCGCTATTCGGTGACCCTCGCGCTCAAGACTGTGTTCACGATCCACAACATCGCCTACCAGGGCGTGTTCCCGCGGAAATCCTACGCGCTGACCAACCTGCCCGAGGACCTGCTGACGATCGACGGCCTCGAATACTACGACCAGATGTGCATGCTCAAGGCCGGCATCGTCTATGCCGACAAGGTCACGACCGTCAGCGCCCAGTATGCGAAGGAAATCCAGACCCCGGAGTTCGGCAACGGCATGGACGGTGTCATCGGCACGCGCCTCGACGACCTGCACGGCCTGCTCAACGGCATCGACACGGCGGTCTGGAATCCGGCGACCGACAAGAGCCTGCCCGCGCGCTACAGCGTTGCCGATCTGACGGGCAAGGCGAAGTGCCGCGCCAAGCTGCTGAGGGAGTTCGGCTGGAGCGCGACCTTCAAGGGGCCGGTCTTCGGCATGGTCTGCCGGTTCACGCCGGCGAAGGGCCTCGACCTCGTGCTCGGCGCGAAGGATTTTTTTGCCCGGGAAAACTGCCGGCTCGTCATCCTCGGCAGCGGCGAGAAAAAATACGAGGAACTGCTCGCAGACTTTGCCCGGGCGCATTCCGCCAAGGTGGGGCTCTGCGTGCGGCACGACGAGGCGATGAGCCACCTCGTGGAGGCCGGCTCGGACTTCTTCGTCATGCCCTCGCTGTTCGAACCCTGCGGCCTCAACCAGATGTATAGCCAGGCCTACGGCACCGTGCCGCTGGTCAGCAATGTCGGCGGACTGGTCGACACCGTGACCGATATCGACACGGCTCCGGACAGCGGCACGGGGATCATGGTCGCGCCCAAGCAGGAGGAATTTGATGCCGGCCTGAAACGGGCGCTGGCGCTGTTCGCCGACAAGCCCCGCTACGCCGCCGTCCAGCACCGGGCCATGCAGAAGGATTTCTCGTGGACGCAGGCCGTCGTCGCCTACGAGCAGCTTTATACCGAGGCGCTCTGA
- a CDS encoding RNB domain-containing ribonuclease, producing MSYSDRLLAHLNRRGYVPAPADAIAKEWRLNPKDRRKFNQQVAELVQSGRLVVIKGDRLCVPREADLVTGKINFRQKGSAMVFPEVKVTEPRKPGIFVAAEDTGVALQGDKVVVRLRSAKDRDFPHFLKPGEQAGKVIKIIERGSATLTGTLQRGPNYFYVASDDPRIGHDIIVQDPAKAPLKPAPAVGDKVVVKLNEWKERHLNPDGVIIEKLGRALEPRAELAAIYHKYNLVTSFPEAVVREAAALPAVVGPADLAGRRDYRAIPTFTIDPDDAKDFDDALSIEYLDNGDIRIGVHIADVSYYVKPGTALDREAQNRGNSTYLVGTVVPMLPEKLSNGLCSLVEAQDRVTKAVLFTFAAAGRLKGTEFANTVIRSRKRLTYKQAFALMFEDDLNKIRKLPLPAAHQTGSTGRALSELADDELGELQQWVRQLWTIGSKLRRERMQGGSLDLDMPETKIFVDAAGYADRIELIHNDESHQLIEEYMLQANEAVARLTRSQHLPSLYRVHDDPDEEKLAELRQFLGTFGIKTGDLANRAEVVKLLAVLKDHPQGYILRTQLLRSMRKACYRATPDGHYGLNKTDYTHFTSPIRRYADLVVHRVFDTYLGKSQGKPTASYRIAQIDNLAEHLSLTEINSTEAERDSQKLKLMEYFEREAEKKKKTVFTAIITDVRNHGFFIEVAEAGAFGMVPVSSLKDDFYVLNGAGTAFIGRKTKRKFELGHKVSVVVDKVDRQKRLIDFTVPPV from the coding sequence ATGAGTTATTCCGACCGCCTTTTGGCCCATCTCAACCGCCGCGGCTATGTCCCGGCCCCCGCCGACGCCATCGCCAAGGAGTGGCGTCTCAATCCCAAGGATCGCCGCAAATTCAACCAGCAGGTCGCCGAGCTCGTCCAGTCCGGCCGCCTCGTCGTCATCAAGGGCGACCGCCTCTGCGTGCCGCGCGAGGCCGACCTCGTCACCGGCAAGATCAACTTCCGCCAGAAAGGCTCGGCCATGGTGTTCCCCGAGGTCAAGGTCACCGAGCCGCGCAAGCCCGGCATCTTCGTCGCGGCCGAGGACACCGGCGTGGCGTTGCAGGGCGACAAGGTCGTCGTGCGCCTCCGCTCGGCGAAGGACCGTGATTTCCCCCACTTCCTCAAGCCGGGCGAACAGGCCGGCAAGGTCATCAAGATCATCGAGCGCGGCAGCGCCACCCTCACCGGCACGCTCCAGCGCGGCCCCAACTACTTCTACGTCGCCTCCGACGACCCGCGCATCGGCCACGACATCATCGTGCAGGACCCGGCCAAGGCACCGTTGAAGCCGGCGCCGGCGGTGGGCGACAAGGTCGTCGTGAAGCTCAACGAGTGGAAGGAACGCCACCTGAACCCCGACGGAGTGATCATCGAGAAGCTCGGTCGCGCGCTCGAGCCCCGCGCCGAGCTCGCCGCCATCTACCACAAATACAACCTGGTGACGTCGTTTCCCGAGGCGGTCGTCCGCGAGGCCGCCGCCCTGCCCGCGGTCGTGGGTCCGGCCGACCTGGCCGGCCGCCGCGACTACCGCGCGATCCCGACATTCACCATCGATCCCGACGACGCCAAGGACTTCGACGACGCGCTCTCGATTGAATATCTCGACAATGGCGACATCCGCATCGGCGTGCATATCGCCGACGTCAGTTACTACGTGAAGCCCGGCACCGCCCTCGACCGCGAGGCGCAGAACCGTGGCAACTCCACCTACCTCGTCGGCACCGTCGTGCCGATGCTGCCCGAGAAACTCTCCAACGGCCTGTGCTCGCTCGTCGAGGCCCAGGACCGCGTGACCAAGGCCGTGCTCTTCACCTTCGCCGCCGCCGGCCGCCTCAAGGGCACCGAGTTCGCCAACACCGTCATCCGCAGCCGCAAGCGGCTGACCTACAAGCAGGCCTTCGCCCTGATGTTCGAGGATGATCTCAACAAGATCCGCAAGCTCCCCCTGCCCGCGGCGCACCAGACCGGCTCGACCGGTCGCGCCCTGAGCGAGCTGGCCGACGACGAACTCGGCGAGTTGCAGCAATGGGTCCGCCAGCTCTGGACCATCGGCAGCAAGCTCCGCCGCGAGCGCATGCAGGGCGGCAGCCTCGACCTCGACATGCCCGAGACGAAGATCTTCGTCGACGCCGCGGGCTATGCCGACCGCATCGAGCTCATCCACAACGACGAGAGCCACCAGCTCATCGAGGAATACATGCTGCAGGCCAACGAAGCGGTCGCCCGCCTCACCCGCAGCCAGCACCTGCCCTCGCTCTACCGCGTGCACGACGACCCCGACGAGGAGAAACTCGCCGAACTCCGCCAGTTCCTCGGCACCTTCGGCATCAAGACCGGCGATCTCGCCAACCGCGCCGAGGTCGTGAAGCTGCTCGCCGTCCTCAAGGATCATCCGCAGGGCTACATCCTCCGCACCCAGCTCCTCCGCTCCATGCGCAAGGCCTGCTACCGCGCCACGCCGGACGGCCACTACGGCCTCAACAAGACCGACTACACGCACTTCACGTCGCCCATCCGCCGCTACGCCGACCTGGTCGTGCACCGCGTGTTCGACACCTACCTCGGCAAAAGCCAGGGCAAGCCGACGGCCAGCTACCGCATCGCGCAGATCGACAACCTCGCCGAGCATCTCAGCCTCACCGAGATCAACAGCACCGAGGCCGAACGCGACTCGCAGAAGCTGAAGCTCATGGAGTATTTCGAGCGCGAGGCGGAAAAGAAAAAGAAGACCGTCTTCACCGCCATCATCACCGACGTCCGCAACCACGGTTTCTTCATCGAGGTCGCCGAGGCCGGCGCCTTCGGCATGGTGCCGGTGTCCTCGCTCAAAGACGATTTTTATGTCCTCAACGGCGCCGGCACGGCTTTCATCGGCCGCAAGACCAAGCGCAAGTTCGAGCTCGGCCACAAGGTGTCTGTCGTCGTGGACAAGGTCGACCGCCAGAAGCGGCTGATCGACTTCACCGTGCCTCCGGTCTAG
- a CDS encoding TonB family protein encodes MKTRFRLVLVFAAILVPGFAADSTPLRIEQTVDPHFPAALAFSPVSNGEARVVVDIDADGKLVDWLVAGYSDKAFADEAVAALKQWRYQPPTRRGEPVGARRELRFYFNSTGRVVSLSSMELPDYFMQRVAPPQLVSLVCALPDLDRPITAVQTVNPWHPDRAKQVPLPAGTVLVDFYIDEAGQPRMPVVLDSTHEAYAQAAVEALSQWRFAPPTRHGTPVAVRVQQRFVFSAGS; translated from the coding sequence ATGAAAACCCGGTTCCGCCTCGTTCTGGTTTTCGCTGCGATCCTCGTCCCCGGCTTCGCGGCCGATTCCACGCCCCTGCGCATCGAGCAGACCGTCGACCCGCACTTCCCCGCCGCGCTCGCTTTTTCACCGGTCTCGAACGGCGAGGCGCGGGTGGTGGTCGACATCGACGCCGACGGCAAGCTGGTGGACTGGCTGGTCGCCGGCTATTCCGACAAGGCCTTTGCCGACGAAGCTGTCGCCGCCCTCAAGCAATGGCGCTATCAACCGCCTACGCGGCGGGGCGAGCCGGTCGGCGCGCGTCGCGAGCTGCGTTTTTATTTCAACAGCACCGGCCGGGTGGTCTCGCTCTCCTCCATGGAACTGCCCGACTATTTCATGCAAAGGGTCGCCCCGCCGCAATTGGTTTCCCTCGTCTGCGCGCTGCCGGACCTCGACCGCCCGATCACGGCCGTGCAGACCGTCAACCCGTGGCATCCCGACCGGGCGAAACAGGTCCCGCTGCCCGCCGGCACGGTGCTGGTCGACTTCTATATCGACGAGGCCGGCCAGCCGCGCATGCCGGTCGTCCTCGACTCGACCCACGAGGCCTATGCCCAGGCCGCCGTCGAAGCGCTCAGCCAGTGGCGGTTCGCTCCGCCCACGCGCCACGGCACCCCGGTAGCCGTGCGCGTCCAGCAACGGTTCGTCTTCTCCGCCGGATCGTAA
- a CDS encoding DUF5069 domain-containing protein → MKHYDFADRFRALYDKAVKLYATGRTGAGTYFTADETAFLAANGLTAQALYDYAEDHNNGGEPGYDRALAIELVRRDYFLNVQGGKPPGKVLDEASLPAKTDAIRGIEWLPRIIPKTKAKLRGELPASLMYSCGGDRRFFKQHDIHPAEFLSLVWRNENNDGAIVDWVVKRGKG, encoded by the coding sequence ATGAAACATTACGATTTCGCCGACAGGTTCCGCGCTCTCTACGACAAGGCCGTCAAGCTCTACGCCACCGGCAGGACCGGGGCCGGGACCTATTTCACCGCCGACGAGACCGCCTTTCTCGCCGCCAACGGCCTCACCGCCCAAGCCCTCTACGATTACGCCGAGGATCACAACAATGGCGGCGAACCCGGCTACGACCGCGCCTTGGCCATCGAACTGGTTCGGCGCGACTACTTTCTGAACGTCCAGGGCGGCAAGCCCCCGGGCAAGGTGCTCGACGAAGCCTCGCTGCCGGCCAAGACCGACGCCATCCGGGGCATCGAATGGCTGCCGCGCATCATCCCGAAGACCAAGGCCAAGCTCCGGGGTGAGTTGCCGGCCTCACTCATGTATAGCTGCGGCGGCGACCGGCGCTTTTTCAAACAGCACGACATCCATCCGGCGGAATTCCTCAGTCTCGTCTGGCGCAATGAAAACAATGACGGCGCCATCGTCGACTGGGTGGTGAAACGCGGCAAGGGCTGA
- a CDS encoding (2Fe-2S)-binding protein has protein sequence MPAYTLKVNGQSRPVNVAADTPLLWVLRDSLNLVGAKYGCGIGMCGACTVHFNGAPVRSCQTPVSAVGGEEITTIEGLAPDGNHPLQQAWCEHDVPQCGYCQAGQIMTAAALLKSNPDPSDEEIDGAMAGNLCRCATYLRIRRAVKDAAAATRKGGGK, from the coding sequence ATGCCTGCCTATACCCTGAAAGTAAACGGGCAGTCCCGCCCGGTGAACGTCGCGGCGGATACACCGCTGCTGTGGGTCTTGCGCGACAGCCTCAATCTTGTCGGCGCAAAATACGGCTGCGGGATAGGCATGTGCGGCGCCTGCACCGTGCATTTCAACGGCGCACCCGTCCGCTCCTGCCAGACGCCGGTGTCCGCCGTCGGCGGCGAGGAAATCACCACGATCGAGGGCCTTGCGCCCGACGGCAACCACCCGCTGCAGCAGGCGTGGTGCGAGCACGACGTTCCCCAGTGCGGTTATTGCCAAGCCGGTCAGATCATGACGGCCGCCGCGCTGCTCAAGAGCAACCCCGATCCCTCCGACGAGGAGATCGACGGCGCCATGGCGGGCAACCTGTGCCGCTGTGCGACGTATCTGCGCATTCGTCGCGCGGTGAAAGACGCCGCCGCGGCAACCCGGAAGGGAGGTGGCAAATGA
- a CDS encoding xanthine dehydrogenase family protein molybdopterin-binding subunit — protein sequence MSPPNPTFSRREFIRASTLAGGGLVLGFYLKSTPTLFGAESPAAAGDFTPNAFIRITPNGVITIISKQPEMGQGVKTSLPMIIAEELEVNWQDVVIQQGDLNPIYGGQSAGGSTSTPNNYSDFHKVGAAARMMLVAAAAQTWGVPVTECDARDAAVHHRGSGRRLGYGELVAKAATLPAPDEKSLQLKDPKDYRILGTRIGGVDNRKIVTGRALFGIDQQLPDMLYAVYEKCPVYGGKVVSANLDQIKALPGVKDAFVIEGTANLTGLMPGIAIVAESTWAAFSARKQLKVTWDEGKVADQSWSGFVAQARELSTKPGATVVRQDGDVTAALAGAAKVVEAEYSYPFISHSNLEPQNCTAHFKDGVMELWAPSQNPGSGQNLVAQVLGLPKEKVIVHLTRSGGGFGRRLSSDFMVEAAAIARKTSAPVKLTWAREDDLRHDHYRPGGLHFLKGAVDANGKLVAWQNNFFTFGNAVTRDGKTVVQPGSGGSFSPDEFPGRWVPNFTAEMTVFETGWPMGPWRAPGSCVFAWVVQSFIDELAHAAGRDPFEFRLELLGDKDVMPGTGERGQAYNVGRMRNVLKLAASKSGWGQKKFPKGQGQGIAFHFSHRGYFAEVADVTVAPDGTLKVDRVVAACDIGAQVVNLSGAENQVEGSIVDGLGAALFEEVTIERGRAMQSNFHEYAKIRITNAPAKVEIHFLKTDYPTTGLGEPALPPLAPAVCNAIFAATGRRLRSFPLSRHDLSWS from the coding sequence ATGAGCCCGCCCAATCCCACCTTTTCCCGCCGTGAATTCATCCGGGCCTCCACGCTTGCCGGCGGTGGACTTGTCCTCGGCTTCTACCTGAAATCGACTCCGACCCTGTTCGGCGCGGAGTCGCCCGCAGCCGCGGGTGACTTCACCCCAAACGCCTTCATCCGCATCACGCCCAACGGCGTCATCACGATCATCTCCAAGCAACCCGAGATGGGTCAGGGCGTCAAAACCTCCCTGCCCATGATCATCGCCGAGGAGCTCGAGGTGAACTGGCAGGACGTCGTCATCCAGCAGGGCGACCTTAATCCCATCTACGGCGGCCAGAGCGCCGGCGGCAGCACCTCGACGCCGAACAATTACAGCGACTTCCACAAAGTCGGCGCCGCCGCGCGCATGATGCTCGTCGCGGCCGCCGCGCAGACATGGGGGGTGCCGGTCACCGAGTGCGACGCCCGCGACGCCGCCGTGCATCATCGCGGCTCCGGCCGCAGGCTGGGCTACGGCGAACTGGTGGCCAAAGCCGCCACGCTGCCGGCGCCCGACGAGAAGTCGCTGCAGCTGAAGGACCCGAAGGACTACCGGATTCTCGGCACACGCATCGGCGGCGTGGACAACCGGAAGATCGTCACGGGCCGGGCGCTCTTCGGCATCGACCAGCAGCTGCCGGACATGCTTTACGCCGTGTACGAAAAATGCCCGGTGTATGGCGGCAAGGTCGTCAGCGCCAACCTCGACCAGATCAAGGCTTTGCCCGGCGTGAAGGACGCCTTCGTGATTGAGGGCACGGCCAACCTCACCGGCCTGATGCCGGGCATCGCCATCGTCGCGGAATCGACCTGGGCGGCGTTCAGCGCCCGCAAGCAGCTCAAGGTCACATGGGACGAGGGCAAGGTTGCGGACCAGAGCTGGTCCGGCTTCGTGGCCCAGGCCCGGGAACTGTCCACCAAGCCCGGCGCGACCGTCGTGCGACAGGACGGGGACGTGACCGCGGCTCTGGCCGGTGCCGCCAAGGTCGTGGAGGCGGAATACAGCTACCCGTTCATCTCCCACTCGAACCTCGAGCCGCAGAATTGCACGGCTCATTTCAAGGACGGGGTGATGGAACTCTGGGCGCCTTCGCAGAATCCCGGCAGCGGCCAGAACCTCGTCGCCCAGGTCCTCGGCCTCCCAAAGGAAAAGGTCATCGTCCATCTGACCCGCAGTGGTGGCGGCTTCGGCCGGCGCCTGAGTTCGGACTTCATGGTGGAGGCCGCGGCCATCGCCCGAAAAACCAGCGCGCCGGTGAAGCTCACTTGGGCGCGCGAGGACGACCTGCGGCACGACCACTACCGTCCCGGCGGGCTGCATTTCCTCAAGGGTGCGGTGGATGCGAACGGCAAGCTGGTCGCGTGGCAGAATAATTTCTTCACCTTCGGCAACGCCGTGACCCGGGACGGCAAGACGGTCGTGCAACCCGGCAGCGGCGGCAGTTTCAGCCCGGATGAATTCCCCGGCCGCTGGGTGCCCAACTTCACCGCGGAGATGACGGTCTTCGAAACCGGCTGGCCGATGGGCCCGTGGCGCGCCCCCGGCAGCTGCGTGTTCGCGTGGGTCGTCCAGAGCTTCATCGACGAGCTCGCGCACGCGGCCGGACGGGATCCGTTCGAGTTTCGCCTGGAATTGCTTGGCGACAAGGACGTGATGCCCGGCACCGGTGAACGCGGGCAGGCTTACAACGTCGGGCGCATGCGGAATGTGCTGAAGCTCGCCGCCAGCAAGTCTGGCTGGGGTCAGAAGAAATTCCCCAAGGGCCAGGGTCAGGGCATCGCGTTCCATTTCAGCCATCGCGGCTATTTCGCCGAGGTGGCGGACGTCACCGTCGCCCCCGATGGCACGCTCAAGGTGGACCGGGTGGTCGCCGCGTGCGACATCGGCGCGCAGGTCGTCAACCTCAGCGGTGCGGAAAACCAGGTGGAAGGGTCCATTGTGGACGGGCTCGGCGCCGCGCTGTTCGAGGAGGTGACCATCGAGCGCGGCCGCGCCATGCAGAGCAATTTCCACGAATACGCGAAGATCCGCATCACGAACGCCCCGGCCAAGGTGGAGATACACTTCCTCAAAACAGACTATCCGACCACCGGCCTCGGCGAACCGGCCCTGCCGCCGCTCGCTCCCGCGGTGTGCAACGCCATTTTCGCCGCCACCGGCAGGCGCCTCCGCTCGTTCCCGCTTTCGCGGCATGACCTGAGCTGGTCGTGA
- a CDS encoding DNA polymerase domain-containing protein, which translates to MTNKASDTLCGLWIDDAGKVHGCYATPGGGREERTEVFKPFAWLAAETPHEGISFERLKGEGTFNWLAHAESLGSFEVFFKAVREGAAIDVLKPYESQWLLQQRARLYADLKFADLRRCQLDIETGAAEAGAFSDAKNPGDRVLAIGLQCGTRRELLTLGEETDAGEKRLLLAFNDMLRELDPDVIEGHNIFKFDLDYLRTRSKRLKVPCAWGRFGLPAEFRNSKMKVAERWIDFSRCDLPGRAVIDTYLMVQLYDITAREMTAYGLKDAAVYFGITPESGEGRTYIDGAEIQHTFRQNREEFLAYLADDLRETRGLADVLLPTYFEQARAFPLLLQEAALRGTAGKVDLLFLEEYYHARASCPAPIDIAPFEGGFTRSFQEGVFKHVLHFDVASLYPSLLLQMGRNPASDTLGVFIPMLRRLREYRLKYKQLAKAAPTAAERDEAQARQATFKILINSFYGYLGFSGARFGDGELAAEVTRRGRELLQALIEEFQKHGCTILEADTDGIYLSTDRYFAKPEELLALVGKILPAGIELEYDGTYDAMFCYKAKNYALAAGGEVTLRGSALRSRGIEPFLKRLGDLLIAYLLGVSEVSPVTEIERLRKTIAAREQPVADLAKAETLSQNPEAYQQWVAGGGKPRRAAAEVALQMNPRPRMGERVSYFIGPKAKGQTSDWQRARPLAAHDAAAAPYDPVYYLGKIDDWLERYGRFLGIKPQPAQQEMTL; encoded by the coding sequence ATGACAAACAAGGCCAGCGACACCCTGTGCGGGCTCTGGATTGACGACGCCGGCAAGGTGCACGGGTGCTACGCGACGCCCGGGGGCGGGCGCGAGGAGCGCACGGAGGTTTTCAAACCGTTCGCCTGGCTGGCGGCGGAGACGCCGCACGAGGGCATCAGCTTTGAGCGCCTGAAGGGCGAGGGGACCTTCAACTGGCTGGCCCACGCCGAATCGCTGGGCAGCTTCGAGGTGTTCTTCAAGGCCGTGCGCGAGGGCGCGGCGATCGACGTGCTCAAGCCCTACGAGAGCCAGTGGCTGCTGCAGCAACGCGCGCGGCTGTATGCCGACCTGAAGTTCGCCGACCTGCGCCGCTGCCAGCTCGACATCGAGACCGGCGCGGCCGAAGCCGGCGCCTTCAGCGACGCGAAGAATCCCGGCGACCGGGTGCTGGCCATCGGCCTGCAGTGCGGGACCCGGCGCGAGCTGCTGACGCTGGGCGAGGAGACTGACGCCGGCGAGAAACGGCTGCTGCTGGCGTTCAATGACATGCTGCGTGAACTCGACCCCGACGTCATCGAGGGTCACAACATCTTCAAGTTCGACCTCGACTACCTGCGCACCCGGTCGAAGCGCCTCAAGGTGCCGTGCGCCTGGGGCCGCTTCGGCCTGCCGGCCGAATTCCGCAACAGCAAGATGAAGGTAGCGGAGCGCTGGATCGATTTCTCCCGCTGCGACCTGCCCGGCCGGGCGGTGATCGACACCTACCTGATGGTCCAGCTCTACGATATCACGGCCCGCGAGATGACCGCCTACGGCCTGAAGGATGCGGCGGTCTATTTCGGCATCACGCCGGAATCAGGGGAGGGACGCACCTACATCGACGGGGCGGAGATCCAGCACACGTTCCGGCAAAACCGGGAGGAGTTCCTGGCCTATCTCGCGGACGATCTGCGCGAGACCCGGGGGTTGGCCGACGTGCTGCTGCCGACCTATTTCGAACAGGCCCGGGCGTTCCCCCTCCTGCTGCAGGAGGCCGCGCTGCGCGGCACGGCCGGCAAGGTGGACCTGCTGTTCCTGGAGGAATATTACCATGCCCGCGCCAGCTGCCCGGCGCCCATCGACATCGCGCCGTTCGAGGGCGGCTTCACCCGCAGCTTCCAGGAAGGGGTGTTCAAACATGTGCTGCACTTCGACGTCGCGTCGCTTTACCCGAGCCTGCTGCTGCAGATGGGCCGGAACCCGGCGAGCGACACGCTCGGGGTGTTCATCCCGATGCTGCGGCGGCTCCGCGAGTACCGCCTGAAATACAAGCAGCTGGCCAAGGCGGCCCCGACGGCGGCCGAGCGCGACGAGGCGCAGGCGCGGCAGGCCACCTTCAAGATCCTCATCAATTCCTTCTACGGCTACCTGGGCTTCTCCGGGGCGCGCTTCGGCGACGGCGAACTGGCGGCGGAAGTGACGCGGCGTGGGCGCGAGCTGCTGCAGGCGTTGATCGAGGAGTTCCAGAAACACGGCTGCACCATCCTCGAGGCTGACACGGACGGCATCTACCTTTCGACGGACAGGTATTTCGCGAAGCCCGAGGAATTGCTGGCCCTGGTGGGAAAGATCCTGCCCGCGGGCATCGAGCTGGAATACGACGGCACCTACGACGCGATGTTCTGCTACAAGGCCAAGAACTACGCCCTGGCGGCCGGCGGCGAGGTCACCCTGCGCGGTTCGGCCCTCCGGTCGCGCGGGATCGAGCCCTTTCTGAAACGGCTGGGCGACCTGCTCATCGCGTACCTGCTCGGCGTGTCCGAAGTTTCGCCCGTCACGGAAATCGAACGGTTGCGCAAGACCATCGCCGCGCGCGAGCAACCGGTGGCGGACCTGGCCAAGGCCGAGACCCTCAGCCAGAATCCCGAGGCCTACCAGCAGTGGGTCGCCGGCGGCGGCAAACCGCGCCGGGCCGCGGCGGAAGTCGCCCTGCAGATGAATCCCCGCCCCCGGATGGGCGAGCGGGTCAGCTACTTCATCGGGCCGAAGGCCAAGGGCCAGACCTCCGACTGGCAGCGGGCCCGGCCCCTGGCGGCGCACGATGCCGCCGCGGCGCCTTACGATCCTGTATATTATCTGGGAAAAATCGACGACTGGCTGGAACGTTATGGACGTTTCCTCGGGATTAAGCCACAACCGGCTCAGCAAGAGATGACCCTCTGA
- a CDS encoding SirB2 family protein: MERLPYYLLLHLLSLIVLTAHTFMAFANPAPENRKRTLMITGIAALLMLGSGFGLLALSKIPFATGWVLVKFFCWLGLSALAGVAYRRPHLRDTLSLTALVLIAVALVMVLFKPF, encoded by the coding sequence ATGGAAAGACTGCCTTACTATCTCCTCCTGCACCTGCTTTCCCTGATCGTGCTGACGGCGCACACCTTCATGGCGTTCGCCAACCCGGCGCCGGAGAATCGCAAGCGCACCCTGATGATCACCGGTATCGCGGCGCTCCTGATGCTCGGCAGCGGCTTCGGCCTGCTGGCTCTCAGCAAGATTCCCTTCGCCACCGGCTGGGTGCTGGTGAAGTTTTTCTGCTGGCTGGGGCTGTCCGCCCTGGCCGGCGTGGCCTACCGCCGGCCGCACCTGCGCGACACGCTGAGCCTGACGGCCCTCGTGTTGATCGCCGTGGCGCTGGTGATGGTGCTCTTCAAGCCGTTCTGA